Proteins encoded together in one Janthinobacterium tructae window:
- a CDS encoding CobW family GTP-binding protein has product MALIPTTILTGFLGAGKTTLLNRILQEDHGMRIAVIENEFGQENIDNEILVQDSNEHIIEMNNGCICCTVRGDLIVGLTELARKRDAGLLAFDRVVIETTGLANPGPVAQTFFVDEEVGSHYMLDAIITVVDARHAMKQLDEYEEAQRQVGFADKLLLSKTDLVSEDDVATLTRRLKRINPRAPIAKVDFGRAPLAEVLDIRGFNLNEKLELDPDFLATETAHVHDHDKAHDHADEHGHEHKHAHEHSDACATDCGHADHHHAQHSDDIAAFVFKSTQPFDSAKLDEFLGGLVQVYGPRMLRYKGVLLMQGAERKVVFQGVHQLMGSDLGAKWGENEVRGSKMVFIGKNLPKDIFIRGLEQCLV; this is encoded by the coding sequence ATGGCACTGATTCCAACCACCATCCTCACCGGTTTCCTCGGCGCCGGCAAAACCACCTTGCTCAACCGCATACTGCAGGAAGACCATGGCATGCGCATCGCCGTGATCGAGAACGAGTTTGGGCAGGAAAACATCGACAATGAAATCCTGGTGCAGGATAGCAACGAGCACATCATCGAGATGAACAACGGCTGCATCTGCTGCACCGTGCGCGGCGACCTGATCGTGGGCTTGACGGAACTGGCGCGCAAGCGCGACGCCGGCCTGCTGGCATTCGACCGCGTCGTCATCGAAACGACGGGCCTGGCCAATCCCGGCCCCGTGGCGCAAACCTTCTTTGTCGACGAAGAAGTGGGCAGCCACTACATGCTCGACGCCATTATCACGGTGGTCGATGCCCGCCATGCGATGAAACAACTCGATGAATATGAGGAAGCCCAGCGGCAAGTGGGCTTCGCCGACAAGCTGCTGCTGTCGAAAACCGACCTCGTCAGTGAGGACGACGTGGCCACGCTGACACGCCGTTTGAAGCGCATCAATCCGCGCGCCCCCATCGCCAAGGTCGATTTCGGCCGCGCGCCACTGGCCGAAGTGCTCGACATCCGCGGTTTCAACCTGAACGAAAAGCTGGAACTGGACCCGGATTTCCTGGCCACGGAAACGGCGCACGTGCACGATCACGACAAAGCGCACGACCATGCAGATGAGCACGGCCACGAGCACAAGCATGCGCACGAGCACAGCGACGCCTGCGCCACCGATTGTGGCCACGCGGACCACCATCATGCGCAGCACAGCGACGATATCGCCGCCTTTGTTTTCAAGAGCACGCAACCGTTCGACAGCGCCAAGCTCGACGAGTTCCTCGGCGGCCTGGTGCAAGTGTATGGCCCACGCATGTTGCGCTACAAGGGCGTGCTGCTGATGCAGGGCGCCGAACGCAAGGTGGTCTTCCAGGGCGTGCACCAGTTGATGGGCAGCGACCTGGGCGCCAAATGGGGTGAAAACGAAGTGCGCGGCAGCAAAATGGTGTTTATTGGCAAAAATCTACCAAAAGACATTTTTATTCGCGGACTCGAACAATGTTTGGTATAA
- a CDS encoding tyrosine recombinase XerC, with the protein MDEAHGKAEWLSSYLAQLATQRKLSPHTLDAYGRDLRALLELSGNTPWTALAHNEVRRYTAKLHAGGLDPRSIARKLSSWRGFFNWLSGETALDANPVDGIRAPKRAKTLPKALSVDDAVRLVAPAQYQQGAAEPEQLCNRAMFELLYSSGLRVSELTSLDTHYCKAEGGQPASLGWLDMASFEVIVTGKGSKMRKVPVGKAALVALASWLAVRPPAADGSAALFLSTRGTRISPRVLQLRLKAHALTTEIPANVHPHVLRHSFASHVLQSSGDLRAVQEMLGHSSITSTQVYTALDFQHLAHVYDQAHPRAKLK; encoded by the coding sequence GTGGACGAAGCGCACGGCAAGGCCGAATGGCTGAGCAGCTACCTGGCGCAGCTGGCCACACAGCGCAAGCTCTCGCCCCACACCCTGGACGCCTACGGGCGCGACCTGCGCGCCTTGCTGGAACTGAGCGGCAATACGCCCTGGACGGCGCTGGCGCACAATGAAGTGCGCCGCTACACGGCCAAGCTGCACGCTGGCGGCCTCGACCCGCGCTCGATCGCCCGCAAGCTGTCGTCGTGGCGGGGCTTTTTCAACTGGCTCAGCGGCGAAACGGCACTCGACGCCAATCCCGTCGACGGCATCCGCGCCCCCAAGCGAGCCAAGACCTTGCCCAAAGCCCTGTCGGTGGACGACGCCGTGCGCCTCGTGGCGCCCGCGCAATACCAGCAGGGCGCCGCCGAGCCGGAACAACTGTGCAACCGCGCCATGTTCGAGCTGCTGTATTCGAGCGGCTTGCGCGTGTCGGAACTGACCAGCCTGGACACCCACTACTGCAAGGCCGAGGGCGGCCAGCCCGCCTCGCTGGGCTGGCTGGACATGGCCAGCTTCGAAGTCATCGTCACGGGCAAGGGCAGCAAGATGCGCAAGGTGCCCGTTGGCAAGGCAGCCCTCGTGGCGCTGGCCAGCTGGCTCGCCGTGCGCCCGCCCGCCGCCGATGGCAGCGCTGCCTTGTTTTTAAGCACGCGCGGCACGCGCATTTCGCCGCGCGTGCTGCAGCTGCGCCTGAAGGCGCACGCGCTGACCACCGAGATTCCCGCGAACGTGCACCCGCACGTGCTGCGCCACTCATTTGCCTCGCACGTGCTGCAATCATCGGGCGACTTGCGCGCCGTGCAGGAAATGCTGGGCCATTCCAGCATCACCTCGACCCAGGTCTACACAGCCCTCGATTTCCAGCATCTGGCGCACGTGTATGACCAGGCGCACCCGCGCGCCAAGCTCAAGTAG
- a CDS encoding DUF484 family protein, with amino-acid sequence MTATLDSSTVAQYLSEHPTFFAEHTALLGEVKLSSPLTGRTISLQERQMEVMRDKYKALELRMSKLSRLAEENGDIASKFHGWNQAMLQVRSDAAMPRVLVDALQSNFDVPYVSLRLWQVLPEHANGWFTEDVTADVRMFANSLQAPYCGSNRDFEAVHWLQADKVESTVMIALRAPNTTGTFGLLVLGSPDSERFTSSMGTDFLVHIGATASAALAALRA; translated from the coding sequence ATGACCGCCACACTCGATTCCAGCACCGTCGCCCAGTACCTGAGCGAGCATCCGACTTTCTTCGCAGAGCATACCGCGCTGCTCGGCGAGGTCAAGCTGAGCAGCCCGCTGACGGGACGCACCATCTCGCTGCAGGAGCGGCAGATGGAAGTGATGCGTGACAAATACAAGGCGCTCGAACTGCGCATGTCCAAGCTGAGCCGCCTGGCCGAGGAAAATGGCGACATCGCCAGCAAGTTCCACGGCTGGAACCAGGCCATGCTGCAAGTGCGCAGCGATGCGGCCATGCCGCGCGTGCTGGTCGATGCCCTGCAAAGCAATTTCGACGTGCCCTATGTCAGCCTGCGCCTGTGGCAAGTGCTGCCGGAACACGCCAATGGCTGGTTCACGGAAGATGTCACGGCCGACGTGCGCATGTTCGCCAACAGCCTGCAAGCGCCGTATTGCGGCAGCAACCGCGATTTCGAAGCCGTGCACTGGTTGCAGGCGGATAAAGTCGAATCGACCGTCATGATCGCCCTGCGCGCCCCGAACACCACGGGCACCTTCGGCTTGCTGGTGCTCGGCTCGCCCGACAGCGAACGTTTTACGTCCAGCATGGGCACGGACTTCCTCGTGCATATCGGCGCCACGGCCAGCGCCGCCCTGGCCGCGCTGCGCGCCTGA
- a CDS encoding porin: MKKSLVALALFGAFAATAQAQSSVQIYGTIDAGLGKLTGETTKVTKRDNNKLGFKGTEDLGNGLKAIFQLEIRYESDTGTIENTSGTNSRPLFQGQSRVGLQGNFGTVRLGRGLTAFQESSTAFEPWSGMPTTAGFQTDITVAAYSSDPLSAPGNSKNRFSNALFYNSPVFSGFQFNATVAAKEANGNAVVPATAGNFLVPANAVPASNPYSMSATYNYGQFAGMAAYERNGLQAKLWSVAASFNPVTELKLMASYQHQDDSNFKITNTDTKAWLIGANYDVGAGKIRAGYGQKTPDGVAKTKQASLGYDYNLSKRTYLYADISNRKDVVSKTYIGLGVHHNF; the protein is encoded by the coding sequence ATGAAAAAATCACTCGTTGCCCTCGCACTCTTCGGCGCCTTTGCCGCAACCGCACAAGCGCAGTCGTCCGTCCAAATCTACGGCACGATCGATGCTGGCCTGGGCAAATTGACTGGTGAAACCACCAAAGTCACCAAGCGCGACAACAACAAGCTGGGCTTCAAGGGCACGGAAGATCTGGGCAATGGCTTGAAAGCTATTTTCCAACTGGAAATTCGCTATGAATCCGACACCGGCACCATCGAAAACACCTCGGGCACCAATTCGCGTCCACTGTTCCAGGGTCAGAGCCGCGTCGGCCTGCAAGGCAACTTCGGTACCGTGCGCCTGGGCCGTGGCCTGACCGCCTTCCAGGAATCGAGCACCGCGTTCGAACCATGGTCGGGCATGCCTACGACCGCCGGTTTCCAGACCGACATCACGGTAGCCGCCTACAGCAGCGATCCGCTGAGCGCGCCAGGCAACTCGAAAAACCGTTTCTCGAACGCCTTGTTCTACAACTCGCCAGTCTTCAGCGGCTTCCAGTTCAACGCCACTGTCGCCGCCAAGGAAGCAAACGGTAACGCCGTGGTTCCTGCGACGGCAGGCAACTTCTTGGTGCCAGCCAATGCCGTGCCAGCGTCGAATCCATACTCGATGTCGGCCACGTACAACTACGGCCAGTTCGCCGGTATGGCCGCGTATGAGCGCAATGGCTTGCAAGCCAAGCTGTGGTCGGTTGCCGCATCGTTCAATCCGGTAACGGAACTGAAACTGATGGCATCGTACCAGCATCAGGATGACAGCAACTTCAAGATCACCAATACGGATACCAAGGCATGGCTGATTGGCGCCAACTACGACGTCGGCGCAGGCAAGATCCGCGCTGGCTACGGTCAAAAAACACCGGACGGCGTGGCCAAGACCAAGCAGGCATCGCTGGGCTACGACTACAACCTGTCGAAGCGCACCTACCTGTACGCGGACATCTCGAATCGCAAGGACGTCGTTTCGAAGACCTACATCGGTCTGGGCGTACACCACAATTTCTAA
- a CDS encoding tetratricopeptide repeat protein, giving the protein MANRETLGLIKGARAGDVACQLALGRLYLFGQGVPQSLPTALHWLARAAQEDSQEACLLIGTHVPFEVAQPAARTLIPYYAQAFDAGLVQAGLVLAQLVLGNAANSCETLRAKARVALDAAVRAGLPDAQWLLSMQEGASAACVPDTGVAGKHAFDGDAPLYAWLEQAWSQDNHAGFLSQGLPLARELLQRQAAAGARTIALDPQQVQLLSRCAQALAPGGDAEGWQCCELAAHGGDRTAQLELGLGYARMDAHGQRLATRNGAANFKRAVRWLTQAGEQGLAEAWFVLSRIYTKPEFSQRNVVEAHSCLERAADLGHGPAQLECGMHAWRNRRDGVNNDVRAAYWLLQAQAQGSNEAEAALAKIAPHGESGDWGQFAALHADGQLRQLGQSHPLLAARLELARRFHLSRAEALLLDLHAADQGHCLLIDISATHGRGKRRLALIRTAQERQLLDQVVRLFERVDCGVTGPEGNYRQRLYRLKCYLAELGVAQEQQFLAA; this is encoded by the coding sequence ATGGCAAATCGCGAAACATTAGGATTGATCAAGGGCGCACGCGCGGGCGATGTGGCTTGCCAGCTGGCGTTGGGACGGCTGTATCTGTTCGGACAGGGTGTGCCGCAGAGCTTGCCGACCGCCTTGCATTGGCTGGCGCGGGCGGCCCAGGAGGATAGCCAGGAAGCATGCTTGCTGATCGGTACGCACGTGCCGTTCGAAGTGGCGCAACCGGCAGCCAGGACGCTGATTCCGTATTACGCGCAGGCGTTCGATGCGGGCCTGGTGCAGGCGGGCCTGGTGCTGGCGCAACTGGTGCTGGGCAACGCCGCCAACAGTTGTGAAACCTTGCGCGCCAAGGCCCGCGTGGCACTGGACGCCGCCGTGCGCGCCGGCTTGCCCGATGCGCAATGGTTGTTATCCATGCAAGAAGGAGCATCCGCAGCCTGCGTGCCCGATACCGGCGTCGCTGGCAAGCACGCATTCGATGGCGATGCGCCCCTGTACGCCTGGCTGGAGCAGGCCTGGAGCCAGGACAACCATGCCGGCTTCCTGTCGCAAGGCTTGCCGCTGGCGCGCGAGCTGTTGCAGCGCCAGGCCGCCGCCGGGGCGCGCACGATCGCGCTGGACCCGCAGCAGGTGCAGTTGCTGTCGCGTTGCGCCCAGGCACTGGCGCCTGGCGGCGATGCCGAGGGGTGGCAATGTTGCGAGCTGGCCGCGCATGGCGGCGACCGCACGGCGCAGCTGGAGCTGGGACTCGGCTATGCGCGCATGGATGCGCATGGGCAGCGGCTGGCTACGCGCAACGGCGCGGCCAATTTCAAGCGGGCCGTGCGCTGGCTGACGCAGGCGGGCGAGCAGGGCCTGGCCGAAGCCTGGTTCGTGCTGTCGCGCATCTATACAAAACCGGAATTTTCCCAGCGCAATGTGGTCGAAGCCCATTCCTGCCTGGAGCGGGCCGCCGACCTGGGACATGGCCCGGCCCAGCTCGAGTGCGGCATGCATGCCTGGCGCAATCGCCGCGACGGTGTCAACAACGATGTGCGTGCCGCCTATTGGCTGCTGCAGGCGCAGGCGCAGGGCAGCAATGAAGCGGAGGCGGCGCTGGCGAAGATCGCGCCACACGGCGAATCCGGCGACTGGGGCCAGTTTGCCGCCCTGCATGCCGATGGACAACTGCGCCAGCTGGGCCAGAGCCACCCTTTGCTGGCGGCGCGGCTGGAGCTGGCGCGCCGCTTTCATCTGTCGCGTGCCGAGGCCTTGCTGCTCGATCTGCATGCGGCCGACCAGGGACATTGCCTGCTGATCGATATCAGCGCCACGCATGGGCGCGGCAAGCGGCGCCTGGCATTGATCCGCACGGCGCAGGAGCGCCAGCTGCTCGATCAGGTGGTGCGCCTGTTCGAACGCGTCGATTGCGGCGTGACGGGGCCGGAAGGCAATTACCGGCAACGCCTGTACCGCCTGAAGTGCTACCTGGCCGAACTCGGTGTCGCGCAGGAACAGCAGTTCCTGGCCGCCTGA
- the dapF gene encoding diaminopimelate epimerase — protein sequence MKLQFTKMHGAGNDFIVIDAINQDIDFTPAQWQRLADRRFGIGADQILVVEKPRLPGCDFRYRIYNNDGGEVEQCGNGARAFVKFVSEKGLSDKASIRVETMAGIIAPRLEADGSITVDMGAPVLEPALVPFDAAGLAGAAEGSDTLWPLDLALPGHSSPVLVSVVSMGNPHAVQVVDDVDAQDLEQSGPLIEHHPRFPRRVNAGYLQIVDRHHVKLRVYERGAGETLACGTGACAAAVAGILRGRLDSPVRISARGGELSIAWQGPGQPVLMTGPAVTVFEGTIEL from the coding sequence ATGAAACTCCAATTTACCAAGATGCATGGCGCCGGCAATGACTTCATCGTCATCGACGCCATCAATCAAGATATCGACTTCACGCCGGCCCAGTGGCAGCGCCTGGCCGACCGCCGTTTCGGTATCGGCGCCGACCAGATCCTGGTGGTGGAAAAGCCGCGCCTGCCCGGCTGCGACTTCCGCTACCGTATCTATAACAACGATGGCGGCGAAGTCGAGCAATGCGGCAACGGCGCGCGCGCCTTCGTCAAGTTCGTCAGCGAAAAAGGCTTATCCGACAAGGCGAGCATCCGCGTGGAAACCATGGCCGGCATCATTGCGCCGCGCCTGGAAGCGGATGGCAGCATCACGGTCGACATGGGCGCGCCTGTGCTGGAACCGGCACTGGTGCCGTTCGATGCGGCTGGCCTCGCCGGTGCAGCGGAAGGCAGCGACACCTTGTGGCCGCTGGACCTGGCGCTGCCGGGCCACAGTAGCCCCGTGCTGGTGTCCGTCGTCTCGATGGGCAACCCGCATGCCGTGCAGGTGGTCGACGATGTCGACGCGCAAGACCTGGAACAATCGGGCCCGCTGATCGAACACCACCCGCGCTTTCCCCGCCGGGTCAACGCCGGCTATCTGCAGATCGTCGACCGCCATCACGTGAAACTGCGCGTGTATGAACGGGGCGCGGGAGAAACCCTGGCGTGCGGCACGGGCGCCTGCGCCGCCGCCGTGGCCGGCATCCTGCGCGGCCGGCTCGATTCCCCGGTGCGCATCAGCGCGCGCGGCGGAGAACTGTCGATCGCCTGGCAAGGCCCGGGCCAGCCTGTCCTGATGACGGGCCCGGCCGTGACCGTGTTCGAAGGCACGATCGAACTGTAA
- a CDS encoding lipid A biosynthesis acyltransferase encodes MRLLIAFMWLLHWLPLPILGRFGVGVGSVLFLVMRKRRAIALTNLRLCMPQLSEQQRVALARQHFQAYSRSVWERSILWWSSEERLNRLIKKVPAFPGQQIAAKPTILLCPHFVCLDVAGAATAMEISASSMYVQQKNAAFDQALRAGRSRFKPPKLFTRQDGIKTILRALRDGLPYFMLPDMDFGEKDAEFVPFFGVPAATLTATARLALAAKAQVIPVIATFLPNYQGWQVTYYPAWDDYPGDDITAATRRMNEFIEERVREAPAEYFWTHKRFKTRPQGEASFYNQHK; translated from the coding sequence ATGAGACTGCTGATCGCCTTCATGTGGCTGCTGCACTGGCTGCCCCTGCCCATCCTGGGCCGCTTCGGCGTCGGCGTTGGCAGCGTGTTGTTCCTGGTCATGCGCAAGCGGCGCGCGATCGCCCTGACGAACTTGCGTCTGTGCATGCCGCAATTGTCGGAACAGCAACGCGTGGCCCTGGCGCGCCAGCATTTCCAGGCCTATTCGCGCAGCGTGTGGGAGCGCAGCATCCTGTGGTGGTCGTCGGAAGAACGCCTGAACCGCCTGATCAAAAAGGTGCCCGCCTTTCCGGGCCAGCAGATCGCGGCCAAGCCCACCATCCTGCTGTGCCCGCACTTCGTCTGCCTCGACGTGGCCGGCGCCGCCACGGCGATGGAAATTTCCGCTTCATCGATGTATGTGCAGCAAAAGAACGCCGCCTTCGACCAGGCCCTGCGCGCCGGCCGTTCGCGCTTCAAGCCGCCCAAGCTGTTTACGCGCCAGGATGGCATCAAGACGATTCTGCGCGCGCTGCGCGACGGCTTGCCGTATTTCATGCTGCCGGACATGGATTTCGGCGAAAAGGATGCGGAATTCGTGCCCTTCTTCGGCGTGCCCGCCGCCACCCTGACGGCCACGGCGCGCCTGGCGCTGGCCGCCAAGGCGCAGGTGATTCCCGTCATCGCCACCTTTTTGCCCAATTACCAGGGCTGGCAAGTGACGTATTACCCGGCGTGGGACGATTATCCGGGCGACGACATCACAGCCGCCACGCGCCGCATGAACGAATTCATCGAAGAGCGCGTGCGCGAAGCGCCGGCCGAATACTTCTGGACGCATAAACGCTTCAAGACGCGTCCGCAAGGCGAAGCGTCGTTCTATAACCAGCACAAGTGA
- a CDS encoding lysophospholipid acyltransferase family protein, with translation MLVPIFRFLSLFPLPVLHGLGAALGWVIYAISPSYRRRMRENMQGSGFSQHLHTAVAEAGKSVLELPFIWCAPPERVARHATVENWELVEKALQHGRGIVFLTPHLGCFEIVAQQIALRTPLTVMYRPPKRAALKPLIEGARARENLMLAPANMSGVRIFAKCLKKGQPIGLLPDQVPQEGEGVWADFFGRPAYTMTLPAKLAQMGGAEVIITYAERLPGGRGYIVHFVPFTESLDSTSAEQARTINAAMEELIARSPAQYLWSYNRYKVPRGAPPPTAASPDAAKEQP, from the coding sequence ATGTTAGTCCCAATTTTCCGCTTTTTATCCCTCTTTCCCCTGCCCGTCCTGCATGGCCTCGGCGCTGCGCTCGGCTGGGTGATTTACGCCATTTCCCCGTCCTACCGGCGCCGCATGCGCGAGAACATGCAGGGTTCGGGGTTTTCGCAACACTTGCACACGGCCGTGGCTGAAGCGGGCAAGAGCGTGCTGGAATTGCCCTTCATCTGGTGCGCACCGCCCGAACGCGTGGCGCGTCATGCCACCGTGGAAAACTGGGAACTGGTGGAAAAGGCCTTGCAACACGGCCGCGGCATCGTCTTCCTGACGCCGCATTTGGGCTGCTTTGAAATTGTCGCCCAGCAAATCGCCCTGCGCACGCCGCTCACCGTGATGTACCGCCCGCCCAAGCGCGCCGCCCTGAAACCGCTGATCGAAGGGGCGCGCGCGCGCGAAAACCTGATGCTGGCGCCGGCCAATATGTCGGGCGTGCGCATCTTTGCCAAATGCCTCAAAAAAGGCCAGCCCATCGGCCTGTTGCCGGACCAGGTGCCACAAGAGGGTGAAGGCGTGTGGGCCGATTTCTTCGGCCGTCCCGCCTACACCATGACCCTGCCGGCCAAGCTGGCGCAGATGGGCGGCGCCGAAGTCATCATCACCTACGCCGAACGCCTGCCGGGCGGGCGCGGCTATATCGTGCATTTCGTGCCGTTTACAGAATCGCTGGACAGCACTTCGGCCGAGCAGGCGCGCACCATCAATGCGGCCATGGAAGAATTGATCGCGCGCAGCCCTGCGCAATACCTGTGGAGCTACAACCGCTACAAGGTGCCGCGCGGCGCGCCGCCGCCCACGGCGGCCAGCCCCGATGCCGCCAAGGAGCAGCCATGA
- the metK gene encoding methionine adenosyltransferase: protein MSNDYLFTSESVSEGHPDKVADQISDAILDAILTQDPTARVAAETLCNTGLVVLAGEITTYANVDYIQVARETIKRIGYDNTEYGIDYKGCAVLVAYDKQSPDIAQGVDEGAGIDLDQGAGDQGLMFGYACDETAELMPAAIHYAHRLVERQSQLRKDGRLPWLRPDAKSQVTLRYVDGRPVGVHTVVLSTQHAPEISHKQIEEAVIEEIIKPILPREWLTETKFLVNPTGRFVIGGPQGDCGLTGRKIIVDTYGGAAPHGGGAFSGKDPSKVDRSAAYAARYVAKNIVAAGLARQCQVQVSYAIGVAKPINITVYTEGTGVIPDAEIAKLVLAHFDLRPKGIVQMLDLLRPIYQKSAAYGHFGREEPEFTWERTDKVALLRDAAGLK, encoded by the coding sequence ATGTCAAACGACTATCTCTTCACTTCCGAATCGGTCTCGGAAGGCCATCCCGACAAGGTTGCCGATCAAATATCCGACGCCATCCTTGACGCCATCCTGACCCAGGATCCGACCGCCCGCGTGGCTGCCGAAACCCTGTGCAACACGGGCCTGGTGGTGCTGGCTGGCGAGATTACCACTTACGCCAATGTGGATTATATTCAAGTTGCGCGTGAAACCATCAAACGTATCGGTTACGACAACACGGAATACGGCATCGACTACAAGGGTTGCGCCGTGCTGGTGGCCTACGACAAGCAGTCGCCCGACATCGCGCAAGGCGTCGATGAAGGTGCTGGGATTGATCTGGATCAAGGCGCTGGCGATCAGGGCCTGATGTTCGGCTATGCCTGCGATGAAACGGCCGAGCTGATGCCTGCCGCCATCCACTACGCACACCGCCTGGTCGAGCGCCAGTCGCAGCTGCGCAAGGATGGCCGCTTGCCATGGCTGCGTCCGGATGCGAAATCGCAAGTGACCCTGCGCTACGTCGATGGCCGCCCCGTCGGCGTGCACACGGTAGTGCTGTCGACCCAGCATGCGCCGGAAATTTCGCACAAGCAGATCGAAGAAGCCGTCATCGAAGAGATCATCAAGCCGATCCTGCCGCGCGAATGGCTGACGGAGACCAAATTCCTCGTCAACCCGACGGGCCGTTTCGTCATCGGCGGTCCGCAAGGCGATTGCGGCTTGACCGGGCGCAAGATCATCGTCGACACCTACGGTGGCGCAGCCCCGCACGGCGGCGGCGCGTTCTCGGGCAAGGACCCATCGAAAGTCGACCGTTCGGCAGCCTACGCGGCCCGTTACGTGGCGAAAAACATCGTCGCGGCCGGCCTGGCGCGCCAATGCCAGGTGCAGGTCAGCTACGCCATCGGCGTGGCCAAGCCGATCAACATCACCGTCTACACGGAAGGCACGGGCGTGATTCCTGACGCGGAAATCGCCAAGCTGGTGCTGGCGCACTTCGATTTGCGTCCAAAAGGCATCGTGCAAATGCTCGACCTGCTGCGCCCGATCTACCAGAAGAGCGCCGCCTACGGCCACTTCGGCCGCGAAGAGCCGGAATTCACGTGGGAACGCACCGACAAGGTCGCCCTGCTGCGCGACGCTGCCGGCCTGAAGTAA
- the ahcY gene encoding adenosylhomocysteinase, with translation MNAVLKSQHDYTIADITLAAWGNKEIKIAETEMPGLMAIREEFAAAQPLKGARITGSIHMTIQTAVLIQTLEALGAQVRWASCNIYSTQDHAAAAIAAAGTPVFAIKGESLDDYWEYTHRIFEWPNVDGKAVYSNMILDDGGDATLLLHLGVRAETDLSVLANPGSEEEICMFNSIKQHLLTDPTWYSKRLPEILGVTEETTTGVHRLYQMHKEGKLAFPAINVNDSVTKSKFDNLYGCRESLVDGIKRATDVMIAGKVAVIAGYGDVGKGSAQAMRALSAQVWVTEVDPICALQAAMEGYRVVTMDYACEHGDIFVTCTGNYHILTHDHLTRMKDQAIVCNIGHFDNEIDVASLKQYEWENIKPQVDHIIFPSGRRIILLAEGRLVNLGCGTGHPSYVMSSSFANQTIAQIELYANTANYPVGVYTLPKHLDEKVARLQLKKLNAQLTELTQEQADYIGVRQEGPYKPEHYRY, from the coding sequence ATGAACGCCGTACTCAAATCGCAACACGACTACACCATCGCCGATATCACTTTGGCCGCATGGGGCAACAAAGAAATCAAGATTGCTGAAACGGAAATGCCTGGCCTGATGGCCATCCGCGAAGAATTCGCGGCAGCGCAGCCCCTGAAAGGCGCGCGCATCACCGGTTCCATCCACATGACCATCCAGACCGCCGTGCTGATCCAGACCCTGGAAGCACTGGGCGCGCAAGTGCGTTGGGCATCGTGCAACATTTACTCGACGCAAGATCACGCTGCCGCCGCCATCGCTGCCGCCGGCACGCCTGTGTTCGCCATCAAGGGCGAGTCGCTGGACGACTACTGGGAATACACGCACCGCATCTTCGAATGGCCGAACGTGGACGGCAAGGCTGTCTATTCGAACATGATCCTCGACGATGGCGGCGACGCGACCCTGCTGCTGCACCTGGGCGTGCGCGCGGAAACCGACTTGTCGGTGCTGGCCAATCCCGGTTCGGAAGAAGAAATCTGCATGTTCAACTCGATCAAGCAACATTTGCTGACCGATCCGACCTGGTATTCGAAGCGTCTGCCGGAAATCCTCGGCGTGACGGAAGAAACCACCACCGGCGTGCACCGTTTGTATCAAATGCACAAGGAAGGCAAGCTGGCTTTCCCTGCGATCAACGTCAACGATTCCGTCACGAAGTCGAAATTCGACAACTTGTATGGCTGCCGTGAGTCCCTGGTCGATGGCATCAAGCGCGCCACCGACGTGATGATCGCCGGCAAAGTGGCCGTCATCGCCGGTTACGGTGATGTCGGTAAAGGTTCGGCGCAAGCCATGCGCGCCCTGTCGGCGCAAGTGTGGGTGACGGAAGTCGATCCGATCTGCGCACTGCAGGCGGCGATGGAAGGCTACCGCGTGGTGACCATGGATTACGCCTGCGAACACGGCGACATCTTTGTCACCTGCACCGGCAACTATCACATCCTCACGCACGATCACCTGACGCGCATGAAAGACCAGGCCATCGTCTGCAACATTGGTCACTTTGACAATGAAATCGACGTTGCTTCGTTGAAGCAATACGAGTGGGAAAACATCAAGCCGCAAGTCGACCACATCATCTTCCCGTCGGGCCGCCGCATCATCCTGCTGGCCGAAGGCCGCCTGGTCAACCTCGGTTGCGGCACGGGCCACCCGTCGTACGTGATGAGCTCGTCGTTTGCCAACCAGACGATCGCCCAGATCGAGCTGTACGCGAACACGGCCAACTACCCGGTCGGCGTGTACACGCTGCCAAAACACCTGGACGAAAAAGTCGCCCGTTTGCAACTCAAAAAGTTGAATGCGCAGCTGACGGAACTGACGCAAGAGCAAGCCGACTACATCGGCGTGCGTCAAGAAGGCCCTTACAAGCCTGAACACTACCGCTATTAA